Genomic segment of Bradysia coprophila strain Holo2 unplaced genomic scaffold, BU_Bcop_v1 contig_561, whole genome shotgun sequence:
GCTGCGTACTGCAGCCGCCATTACGTGATGTTATGGCTCGTTTTTTCGTCGAGTTAGAATTTACGTTATTTGAGACTGTGTTGTAATGCGATCCCATACCAAGTGGTTGCACAACAGGCGTCGATTGAGCAGCTATGGCTATCACATTATTCCCGAATTGGACGTATTCGGTTGGTGGCGGTGGTTGTGCGAAATGTCCTTGCGGAACATTGTGCTGCGAAAGATCTGCACTGCTACAGGCACCAACGGCACCACCGGCACCAACGGCACCACCGGCACCACCGGCACCAACTGTTTTATCATCGGAAACGTCACTCCAAATCTGTTTCAGTGACGCAGAAATTTTGTAATCCTCACTCTGTGCTCCATCATTTTCGTCGCGCATGAAAACCATATTCCatggattttttgttgttttatcgaaattttcgtcCGAGTTGGACatgtttttattgttctttAGTATACAGTGGGGGGAGTTCCGATGATTGGTAACGAAATGATTTTAACTTAACATGAAACACTTAaagtatcgaaaaaaaataaattttacaaaagcaGCCAATGTAAATGTAACGGATAGAAGTATTGGAGGTTAGAATTTTTGATTCGTCCGTTCAATTTTTGTTGCGTGATCCGCATGTCACAGTAAAAAAGATtgcattaaattgatttaaacgcactcatttgtTGGAGcggtaatttttaaaataacgGCTTTGacgtaaacataaaaaatgataaatctTCTTGACGAACAGTTTAAAATACACTCCCAAACAAGGTTCTGGAAAAACAAGTTAAGAGgcattcttttgaaaaacagcctaccgaaatcggacgcattttccggTGGACTTTTCTATACGTGcccagaaaggtattcgaccctagaggccaaaaccactttcaaaaaagttCTTCGAAGATTGtttggctggtgaaaggtgatcaaaaaccgaaaacttgcacttttcttacaaaaatgtctccagttacgcgagccgtacagggtcgtgtggggtgtcattagaaaggtaatcacacgtactattgagccgaaaagggacttattgtgtttaaaattcatcgccACTGAAATGTGTGCAGGTAAAGTTTTGAACCGAAGACTGACActgcaatgaaagtgtaaaacaggtatggtctattgtccgcccggaggacataaaaatttgattttcgtgcttaaacgcactcattttcaaattattttgacataaaatgtgagtgcgtttaagacgaattcgccgatcgaccatacctcttctagactttcattgttacactgttcttactgaaatttctcgaggtacacaaaatgtacatggtcgtgtggggtatcatttgaaaggtaatttaatgtgcttttgggccaaatagggtcttatgaacttgggatgcatctatgatgaaatatgtagacctaaacatttcaacttctatttcatcgtagatgcatccaaaccacataagtccctattcaccccaaaactttttatcaagttgacatttcgaataatctgtaattcaacaaaatgtctaaattatcaaaatctgtgtgtcaccgccttcgtgacaCAGTTATTTTAATCTGTTCTTTTCTTCCATCACTGTACACACTATAAGAAactcaaggttctgaaagaacaggttaagacacccacgaaggcgggtgacaccgaaatcgataaacgcactcagtgcagattgtgtgtgaaatcaacttgaagaaaatgttttttaggaaaattcggaattttgtttttggtacgttgcctttttcatataaacttcgtagccactgaactcaatttgtgtgtcaccgccttcgtgatcaacttagagttgtcttaacctggttctttcagaaccttgaagaaactcaaagtatataaacactgaaggtaatgcagaccctcagaggatcagagaaattacggatccaaactttcaggtgaattcattttcgtatgttgtctaacttagacttgtgcaacatgacggccctaaatacttccaattcaccactaaatacaacttgacgcaaacgaattttatatgtgtgcaacataacgccGCTAAATCTTTCCAGattcaccactagatgcaacttgacgcaaatgaattcaatacgtgtgcaacatgacggagctaaaattcacctgaaagtttggatccgtgtgtaactgcggatttgcattaccttcagtgtttatatactttggaagAAACTCACGAAGTAGGATGACATCAAATTcgttaaacgcactcattacattttgtgtctcaacatgttctttcagaaccttgcttcCAAAGGATCAACAGAAAATGTCGGTTTGTGTGTCCTAACCAAGCTTCTGTAGCTTCACACGACTATGCCAAAACGAAGGCGGCTGGCACCAAAATTAACCATTCGGTTTTaccatacaaaatacaaaccCCAAGATTTATAAACAAAGAGAAAGTAATGCCAACCCTCAAAGGCTAAAaaaaccaaagtatataaacactgaaggtaatgcaaatccgcagttacacacggatccaaactttcaggtgaattttagctccgtCATGTTACACatgtattgaattcgtttgcgtcaagttgcatctagtggtgaatctggaacgatttagcggcgttatgttgcacacatataaaattcgtttgcgtcaagttgtatttagtggtgaattggaaatatttatggccgtcatgttgcacaagtctaagttagacaacttacgaaaatgaattcacctgaaagtttggatccgtaattCCTCTGATACGTTGAGGAtatgcattaccttcagtgtttatatgctttgaaaaaaaaaacagagccCACAGCGAATGTAGTTAAGTATTGGATCGGAAAAAGATGCAAACAGTAGTCACGCTGCATTCAGTAAATTTACCATAAACTCAACGTAAGGGTTCCGTGtgttttttatggatttgCTTGCATTTAGTGTTTACATACTTTGACAATGTCGTTCGTCTTctaaaatgatggaaattctTGCTGTCATTGCTTTCGTAATCAATCAGTTAAGGTGGTgattctcgtgaatttaagaattcgtaacttgaccgTTGTCaccttaaaatttaaaaatcgtaTGGACCACTCTTAGCATTAAGGGCTTAGATTATCGTAGcgttcgtaacttgacagttcttttgaGATTTTATTCACGCAATTTTCAAGTTACAAATAGTATTGGAGTTACGAAAATAAGAGAATAGTCGCCCAGAGGTTGTTAAATTAAACTTAAGATCTACTATAATCTTGCAGATTTTGATTTCAGTTGTAAAACAGTAGTAGTCCGTTGTTTATATAAACATTACTTCTCTAAAATTAGCTGACAGTTATTTGCGTATCTGCTTTGTATGTTCATACGATCGATGTTAAACAGTTTCGCGAATGAATAGCAAAAAGTGTAGCGTGGACGCTCTTTcccgatattttttttaacacattgaaattaattgcggcctgccaactttcggcaccctggactttacttaaatagtcgtggaatgcctccaaataaatttctaaaaatccaaaaatgaattctagatttttagaaatttatttggaggcattccacgactatttaagtaaagtccagggtgccgaaagttggcaggccgcaattattttgaatgtgttaaacAATTGCGCTACCGTTAAactcacaacaaaaaatgcgTTTAATACTCACCATACTCACCATACATACTTCACCGATGCTAGCGACACTGTCATGACAGCTCTGACAGCTTCCTCCTGTGTCATtgtttcagatttcattttaaatagtCGTGCTTATGTTTGATTcgacatttttgtttgcaaagtaattttttgagtaaacAGTTGACTGTGCTAATCTGTGTCACGATGGCAGAAGAGTGGCAAACACCAGCTTTTCGTCAGAATGTTGTGAGCAAAATGTAAGCGCTTCTTGATCGATTTTCTCgcgaaaaatccaaaaaataattttgtttttctattcCAAGAAACGAAGCTATAGCCTCCGCAAGTCTGATGTCATCGAGAAACGGTACGGAAATGGAGAATCACGTATTCTCGAAAGCTAAAACCAAAGAAGAATATTTGGGATTTGTGGCCAAACTGATAATTCATGTCAGAGGTTAGTCggcttgttgttgttgttagttTAATCTTCCTGAGTGACTCATATTGTTCATGCACTCGACATTTTTTACACGTAGACACAAAGAACAAGAATGCAcagcaacagcagcagcagcaacaacaacagcagcaacagcaacaacaacaacaacaaaatccaGATGGTGGAATGCAAGATCCCATCAATGCGCTACAGAATCTGGCTAGCCAGGGTAGTCGACAACAAATTCAACCGCAAATGATGATGGGAGGCCGGTGCAGCAGGGATCGAATGTACTTCAGTCTCTTATTCATGTAAGTGTTAACGTTTTCCGGCTGACAAACAAAGAATCTGTGAATGCGCACACAGCAGGGGCCAGCTGAGAGCTTATCTTATTGAACTTTTAGCATATTAAAGAGACATTCTCACTCGTCTGATGATGAAATCTCTGGATTGAAGCCTTTTCAATTGAAACGGCTTACCAtccattgttgttgttgtcagGGTTGGACTGGTTCGAAAAAGCCCTTTGGGCGatttatgaagaaattttgtaGAGAGCCCTTCACTGTCCTTTATTcatacaaaaaccaaaaaggCCATTGAGGCATCGGCCGAATTTCCACAGGGCTAGTTCTTGTCTGGATGTTGCGATAAGCTCTGGTTGGTGTTCTTTTACATTGGGACACAAGTTTCGACTTCCCCTAGATCCCAAATTAAGAACAAGCTCCGTTTGTGTACCTGCAAGATTTTTGTCGACCTGTAGATTGGGTTAATGTATTGACTGTGGACGATGGGATGAGTCAAATACGATTCAAGTTCAGAAACACAATTTGGCGATGTTCGTTTTCGGATCAATTTGGTCTGATGCATGTTGCATGTTGTCCAGTTATTTGGCAAAGTATAGCCGAATTGTTAAAATTGGCGAAGGTCCAGACAAGGATTAGATTTGTAGCGTCCTGATCAGAATTTTCTGcctacaaaattgaaattgttaacAGGTAACTGCTGACGACTCAAACATTTCTATATCAAAAATGACTAACTTGACAGCCGACGACATTGTCAACCGATATGAATGCTCTGAAACCAGAAACATGTCGAACGCCCAGTTACAACGAATCATTGCGTCGGAACAAGGGAAGATTAGCAAGCTTAAACGAGTAAAGATGGAGCGCAAACTCAGTATGGCCGACGGCCAGTTGCAACGCATTATTTTGTTGGAGAAGCTTCACGTTCTCCAGTTGAAACGGATTCGAATGGAACGTGAATTGCAAACTACAGTTTGTAGTCACAATTCCGGCTAGAGGCGCCATAATTAATCACGTCTCAATTGTACACCGTCATTGGTGATAAATAGCAATAAAATGGAGATCGGAACGACCCATTCGAACGCAGTGCCTCAATAATTTTAAGTTTCGTTCATTTCAAtgatttcaacatttttgtatcAGAACTGGttgttcaattaaattgtctggagaaaaatgaattttgtttattacgTCTTCCCGTCTGGTCGTTGGTATCATTTGCGGTTTTATCTTAATTTGTTTGAGGTTTCctaattcaataatttctggTTTGATCTTTTCCTTTGATGAAAAAGGAATCATTCCCGGGCAGTACTGTAGTAGCGGCACTAACAATCTATCGGGGATGTGTCTTAACGTTCAAGAAGTTGAACAAGCGGTCCGATCGTTCTTGGTTCCTCTTCTGCCGGTAGTAATgcgaatttttcatttgtccACAGCAAAGACCTGGCCAACAGCAAATGCCAAATATGCAAAATATTCGTCAGCAAATGCAACAAATGCCGGGCAATATGCAACAGGGTAATATGCCTCCGGGAGCAGGTATGGTCAATCACAATATGGGTATGGGAGCGATGGGGAATCAAGTTCCAAATCCGGCTGGTCAAATCGGTGGTAATATGGCTGGCCAGATCAACCAAATGCAGATGGGCAATAtgcaaaatcaacaaattaatcCCATGGGCAACATGGTGTCCATGCCAATCAATCAACAGCAAATGGGACAGAATCAGATGAATGTAAGGCATCGCCATACTATGGAAAATCGAACTGTTTCTCAAAATGTCATTCAATCTTAGGTCAACATGAACAATCAGATGAATCCTGGCCAAATGTCCCAGATGCTCGGCCGGATCAATGTGGGACCAGGTGCGGGTCCGATGAATCACCAGAACATGGGCAATCAAATGGGTCCGATGAATCCGAATGGAATGCCGCAAATGGCACCGAACAATATGCAACAGCAAATGGGACCGAATGTGATGAACGCACAGATACCAATAAATCAACAGGCCATGGCACCGAATCCAATGATGAATATGCAGCAACAACACATGGCTCGGAAGCCGCAGGAAATGATGATGAACAACAACCAGAATATGTATCAAGGTAACTAGCTCACAGTTCGAGTAAGACGCGCGTTAGAAACTATACCCTGCACATTGTATCCAATTCACAGTTCGAAATGTTGGTCCGAACcaatttttccgaaaaagtCCGAGTCCCAGTTCGACAACCTCGCCGGCAAACATTGCTTCAtctcatcaaaatcaaatggTTCCGAGTCCAGCGTTGGTGGCATCACCTCAAATGCCAAACATGCAACAACGAAACGGTAATTTTCACAGAGATGAGGAGAATCACGGTCATGTGAGTGCAacattgatttcattttattccaGTTATGGGTATGGCGCCGTCTCCAAGCTCATCCATCAATACACCCGGACAGGCTGTCGCCGTTCCGAGTCCGTTGAATCCACACGAGGAGCAACAATATCGTGAAAAGTACAGACAATTGACGAAATACATTGAACCTTTGAAGCGAATGGTTGCTCGCATTGGCAATGACGGAAAAGATTCAAGTAAACGGCGAATCACACTGAAAATGtgaatcatttttgttaacGCAGGCAAACTCTTTCCAGATGAAAAACTGttgaaaatgaacaaattgtTGGAGATTCTGTGCAATCCCAACCGACGTATTCCACTCGACACTTTACTGAAATGTGAAATAGCTTTGGAAAAGATGGACTTTAAAACGTATTCTTGTCCTCCGACCGGCGGTCTCATCGGTAATTTGAAAGAACATCCGGTAAGTCATTAATACACCAAACGTATACCACGCCTGGTTGGTCAATTAACTTTTTGCCCTGTTGTAGATAAACAATCCACTTCTGGAGGCTGTCAGTGCTAATCTACAGAGTCCGATCGGAAATCATACGTTGCAACGCTCATTTCGACCGTGTCTAGAGGCGCTCTTCGGACCAGACATCAAGTAAATATTCAGTCACAAATTTCAGGCTCAATTTAtcaaactttttcgttgtctAATAGGAACCTGCCGTCGCCAGCAAAACAACAGAGGTTATCCGTTACCAGCGATACAACTTCATCGTCAGCGCTCGAAATTCCGCATGTTCTGCAAGGGGAAATCGCCCGGCTCgaccaaaaattcaaagtgTCCCTGGATCCATCGTCCCAGAACGGCACCAAGCTAATCAAACTCGTCTGTTGTTTGGACTCGCAGCATCTGCCCTGCGTTCCGCCCGTTAGTGTTGTGATACCGGACGACTATCCGTACAGTGCGCCCAGCTGCAAATTCGCAACCGGACAGGAGTACAATGCAACTCCGTTCTTGATATCGGTGCAGAGTGCACTGATTGCTCGCATCTCGAAAttaccaaaattattttcgctaTCGCATTTGCTGGAGATGTCGGTGCGTCAGGCATGCTCACCGGCGTTGAATGCACAACAAATGAATCCGACAGCTACGTCGGTGTTGCTgggaatttaaaatgaatgccAACATTTAACGGAATTTATTAACTAAATTTATTTGGACTTTTTGGTCGTCATTTCTTGTTgcctcaaaataaaaacgaatatttgtATACGTAGAACGAACAGAGTTGTTATTTATCGACGAAAATCTCTAGGTTAAAACATTCCTACCAGCAGAAACAACGAGTGCAATCATACAATGCGATTTTACCATTTtgtaaaacataaacaaagtttGACAGTTTGAGTGGGAAa
This window contains:
- the LOC119083108 gene encoding mediator of RNA polymerase II transcription subunit 15-like, yielding MNKLLEILCNPNRRIPLDTLLKCEIALEKMDFKTYSCPPTGGLIGNLKEHPINNPLLEAVSANLQSPIGNHTLQRSFRPCLEALFGPDIKNLPSPAKQQRLSVTSDTTSSSALEIPHVLQGEIARLDQKFKVSLDPSSQNGTKLIKLVCCLDSQHLPCVPPVSVVIPDDYPYSAPSCKFATGQEYNATPFLISVQSALIARISKLPKLFSLSHLLEMSVRQACSPALNAQQMNPTATSVLLGI